The genome window GCGCCGTCGCGGTTCACATCAGCGGCCTTGATGGTGGTGGCGGAGCCCTCGGTCACGGCGGCGCAGTCGGCCGCGAACCGCCCGCCGCGTTCGCCGAAGCAGATGAAGCTCGGGCCGGAGCTATTGCCGTACCGGTTCGCCAGCACGACGTCCGGCAGGCCATCTCGGTTGAAGTCGGCGACGCTCACGTGCCGCGTGCTCCAGTTGCCCTGCCCGAACGTCGAGCCCTGCGTGAATCGCCCGCGGCCGTCGTTCAGATGAACCACTTTCGGATCGGGTGTGTCGTTGCTCACCACCACGTCGAGGTCGCCGTCGCCGTCCATGTCCACCAGCAAGCCCGAATACGAACGGTCGGGCCGGCTGCCGAGCGTGTAGGCGGGCGCGAATCCGCCCCGGCCGTCGCCAGGCAGCACGATGTCGTCGAGCGGCCAGTGACGGCCTTTGACCAGCACGAGGTCGAGGTGGCCGTCGGCGTTGAGGTCGCCAATCGAGACGTTCGCCGATGTCGCGCCTTCAGCCTCGAGCGCGAGGCGGCGGGCGAAGCTCCTGGAGCCTGGCTGCTGGATGGCCAAGGCCCACGATCCGGCGGCCAGGAGCAGCGCAGTCACGGAGGTCACGGTCACACGCATCAGCTCTCTCCTGACACCGGGCCGAGCAGGTCTCATTGGTTGCCGGCCATGTCCCGGAAGATGATAGCCGTCAACTGACCGAAGTTGCTCGTGAAGTAAACACGCCCGTCAACTCGAACCGCCTCAGCAGGTGTTCTCCGGGTGGGCAGCCGGCGAGGTCTCGAAAGTCGCGGATGAAGTGTGCCTGATCGGCGTAGCCGCACGTGACGGCCGTGCGTGTGCCAGGAGACGCAGACTCGCACTCTTCGAGCACTCGCAGCGCGTGCTGGAATCGGGTGATGCGCGCCAGGCGCTTGGGCGTCACGCCGACCGTCCTCAGGAACGTCCGCTCCAGCTGCCGCCGCGTCACCGAGACTCGGGCCGCCACAACGTCGATCGGCATGAGGCCCTGCGTGCCGGCGATCAGTTCCACGGCCGCCCGGACGCGCGCGTCAATACGATCGACGGCGAGCCATCGGGGCAGCATCTGTTATGCGAGCGCGACGGCCTCTGTCAGGTCCACTGTCGCGGCACGAACGTCATCGAGCGCGCGCTTGAGTGCCGGCGCGATCTCGTCGACGCCAATCGTGAGCCCAGCGAGTGCCTGTTGGGGCGTGTCAATGAGCGCCGCCGCGCCGTACGGATGGAAGCGTACGCCAAGGACGCCAATCACACCGGTCGGCCTCAGCAACAACTGTGACGTGAGCTGACCGGCGAAGATGACCTCCGGCTGCCGCTCAATACACCCATCCGCATGGACCCGCTCGAAGGCGTCGCCGAAATGCAGGATCAGTTCAGGCCGGCCGTCCGGAAGTATAGGTTGCGTGTCGGCGCCGAGCCGTGACGCGTCGCCGGAAAGGGTCCAGAGGCAAGCCACGATGCCGGCCAGGTCCGGATGCGGCGGAAATTCCGCGCACTGCATGTAGGCAGAGAGCCTGACACAGGCGCCTGCGTCGGCTCAAGCTGGGGATCTCCTGGGCTGTTCCTCCAGCCCGAGGGGCACCGCTACTTCTTCCGATTGAACGCGAATACCGTGGGCTTGGACGTGCCGCCGGCGCTGATCATCGCATCCATGCCGCCGTCCGGGCGCTTCACGTATCGGATCATCTTCGGGAAGTTGTGCGCGGGATTCTCAAACGTCGCGCTGTCGGCGTCGAGTTTCGTCAGCGTGAAGTCGGTCGCCGTCCCGGCATTCGGCATGGCCGTGTAGACAAGCGTGCCTTCGCGTTCAGAGATGCACAGGAACTCAAACTCGGTCATCACGTCGCCGCGAAGAGTGCGGCTCGTGGCGATCATGCCACCACCGGCACCGGTGGACCATCGCTCTTCGATGCTGCCTGCGGCGGTGGTACTCATCCAGTCGCCGGCGATCCACGCAACGTCGGCGATTCGGGCCGGAGCCACGGGCGGCGTCTTCGGCGCAGAAGGCGGATCTTCGGGCAGCACCTCAGTTGACCGCTGATACACCGTGCCGACCGGCTTGGGCTGGCCCGTGACCGCATCCCGCATGCTCGCTTCAACCACGATCGTGTCGGCAGAGACGGACCGGAAACGATAGACAACCGGCGCTGTGGGGCGCCTGACCGTGGTGGCTCCGGGCGCCAGGGTCCCGGTGATCGAGTACTTAAGGACGTCACTCTCCCAGGCCATCGAAATCAGCTGCGCGGACTGACCGCGGCACGGTCGGCCCGGATCAAGCACAGTGGTTTCGGTGCCGTCGAGCGGCAACACGTTGGTGAGCGCTGTCGCCCGCCCGCGTACGGGCCGGACGAGCGCCATGTTCTTGCCCTCTTGTCGGAGCGCGAACCGGTCGCCAAACACGGCGCCTGGGGCAGCCTCGATGGACGGTGGCGTGTTCTTGGTCGCCACCCACGTGCCGCTCAGGTTGGGCTGCTGTTCAACAAGTACGGTGGTCGCACCGGCGGTGAGCCCGATGGCCAGGAGGGCCAGGATGTTTCGCATAGATGCGTCACTCTAGCCCTTGCGGATGGGCCTGTCTTGAACGAATGCGACGCGTTTACGCTTTTTGTTCGCTTTGGGTGCGCCATCGGCGCTAGGCTGTGAAAGTGTCCAGCCATCCAGCCGTAAAGGGTCGAGGGGCGCCGGCCAATCCCTCCGGCCGCTTTGAAAGGCTGGCCTTTGTGCAGGAGCCGGGCGACGAGCCCGACGACGACAGGCCGGCACTGCCCACTGAGTTGTTCAGGGACACGTCAAAGAGCATCCTGGCCTTCAACGACAGTCCCG of Acidobacteriota bacterium contains these proteins:
- a CDS encoding VCBS repeat-containing protein; this encodes MRVTVTSVTALLLAAGSWALAIQQPGSRSFARRLALEAEGATSANVSIGDLNADGHLDLVLVKGRHWPLDDIVLPGDGRGGFAPAYTLGSRPDRSYSGLLVDMDGDGDLDVVVSNDTPDPKVVHLNDGRGRFTQGSTFGQGNWSTRHVSVADFNRDGLPDVVLANRYGNSSGPSFICFGERGGRFAADCAAVTEGSATTIKAADVNRDGAPDLVVPHRDNGQSYVYLNDGKGRFASRRPFGPANATIRSAEPVDLDGDGLIDLAVIDEGTGPAIYRGLADGTYAAAEPLGPRDIRPYAIAIADLDRNGRPDVIVGYVESRPVVYFNDGPRAFTAVPFGDAEGTAYGFAVGDLDEDGLLDIAMARSDARNMLYFGATRGAS
- a CDS encoding AraC family transcriptional regulator translates to MLPRWLAVDRIDARVRAAVELIAGTQGLMPIDVVAARVSVTRRQLERTFLRTVGVTPKRLARITRFQHALRVLEECESASPGTRTAVTCGYADQAHFIRDFRDLAGCPPGEHLLRRFELTGVFTSRATSVS